The Apium graveolens cultivar Ventura chromosome 6, ASM990537v1, whole genome shotgun sequence genome contains a region encoding:
- the LOC141665581 gene encoding uncharacterized protein LOC141665581: MKKREYSTSISAAMDDLKEFSKSKIEEFKVEGEKLLAQIIKELEESAAGDSTEKPTSNKAECMQTDGQAEVQRGPQSEPQLVEDVSDISLMNWLVPLDYVGAGSEMDAVDALNCDFEIYSKAEEERHKLISSDNEGENEEVEDTELEGLSTLDGPRKSRRTVKEPA, encoded by the exons ATGAAGAAAAGAGAGTACAGTACCAGCATTTCAGCTGCAATGGATGATTTGAAGGAATTCTCGAAGTCCAAAATAGAAGAATTTAAAGTTGAAGGTGAGAAATTGTTGGCACAGATTATAAAGGAACTGGAAGAGTCAGCAGCGGGAGATTCTACTGAAAAGCCAACAAGTAATAAAGCTGAATGTATGCAGACGGATGGCCAAGCAGAAGTGCAGAGAGGCCCTCAATCAG AGCCACAACTTGTAGAGGACGTGTCTGATATATCTTTGATGAACTGGCTTGTGCCGCTAGATTATGTGGGTGCGGGCTCAGAAATGGATGCAGTTGATGCATTAAATTGTGATTTTGAAATATACTCGAAAGCTGAGGAAGAAAGACATAAGTTGATTTCCTCAGATAATGAGGGTGAGAATGAAGAAGTTGAAGATACTGAGTTGGAAGGTCTATCAACATTGGATGGACCAAGAAAGTCAAGAAGGACTGTAAAAGAGCCCGCGTGA